Proteins from one Bartonella sp. HY328 genomic window:
- a CDS encoding class I SAM-dependent RNA methyltransferase, which yields MTKDVIITAVGAGGDGIAKGSSGNIYVPFTLPGEKANVATEGDKGTLIALTSKSNERIEPTCVYFEDCGGCSLQHWNRENYEAWKRDLVVHALEARGLKTEVAPLISCEPQTRRRIVLTAKATPKGLVLGFNRYQSNEIVEIHECPVTVEAITSRFDDIHAIAAVLQDNARSFHVTVTAANNGLDIMISGVENIEDRHRQRLTTLAIKLNIARIAIDDEIIIEVAKPLIDFDGVEVILPPGGFLQATKEAEIAMTGIAVNWLKKTKNAVDLFSGSGTFTFPMAKKMNVKAVENTSAALQALDRASRYATGLKTVAHEERDLFRRPLNTKELVQFDGLVFDPPRAGAEEQAKEIANAIISRVVAVSCNPVTLARDLSILVKGGYKLEKVIPVDQFLWSPHVEAVALLSKRNPKPGWKL from the coding sequence GTGACGAAAGATGTTATAATAACTGCCGTTGGAGCTGGTGGCGATGGTATTGCCAAAGGTTCATCGGGCAATATTTACGTCCCTTTCACCCTGCCAGGCGAAAAGGCAAATGTTGCAACCGAGGGTGATAAAGGCACGCTCATTGCGCTGACAAGCAAATCCAATGAGCGTATCGAGCCAACTTGTGTCTATTTTGAAGATTGCGGTGGTTGCTCGTTGCAACATTGGAACCGTGAAAATTATGAAGCGTGGAAACGTGACCTTGTTGTTCATGCCTTAGAAGCGCGTGGTTTGAAGACTGAAGTTGCACCACTCATTTCCTGCGAACCACAAACAAGGCGTCGTATCGTCTTAACTGCTAAAGCTACTCCAAAAGGGTTGGTTCTTGGTTTTAACCGCTACCAAAGTAACGAGATTGTTGAAATTCATGAATGTCCTGTCACCGTTGAGGCCATAACATCACGCTTTGATGATATTCATGCCATAGCGGCGGTTTTGCAAGATAATGCCCGTAGTTTTCATGTGACGGTGACAGCTGCCAATAACGGCCTTGATATTATGATTTCTGGTGTTGAAAATATCGAAGATCGCCACCGCCAGCGTCTCACAACTCTTGCTATCAAATTAAACATCGCAAGAATTGCCATTGACGATGAAATCATCATTGAAGTTGCAAAGCCCTTAATTGATTTTGATGGCGTTGAAGTTATCCTGCCACCAGGTGGTTTTTTACAAGCTACCAAGGAAGCAGAAATCGCAATGACAGGCATTGCAGTTAACTGGCTAAAAAAGACGAAAAATGCAGTAGATCTGTTTTCAGGATCTGGCACATTTACTTTCCCAATGGCCAAAAAAATGAACGTAAAAGCTGTTGAGAATACTTCTGCAGCTTTACAAGCCTTGGATCGCGCTAGCCGTTACGCAACGGGGTTAAAGACAGTGGCCCACGAAGAACGCGATTTGTTCCGCCGGCCATTAAACACCAAGGAACTTGTACAGTTTGATGGTCTTGTTTTTGATCCACCACGCGCCGGTGCTGAAGAACAAGCAAAAGAAATAGCCAACGCTATTATTAGCCGCGTAGTTGCTGTTTCCTGCAATCCTGTAACATTAGCACGTGATTTATCAATCCTAGTTAAAGGCGGCTATAAGCTTGAAAAAGTGATACCAGTTGACCAGTTTTTATGGTCACCCCATGTGGAGGCTGTCGCGCTTTTAAGTAAAAGAAATCCAAAACCTGGCTGGAAGCTATAA
- a CDS encoding DNA polymerase IV translates to MEKESDFSTPIFGFCRDCLTIQRDKRKRCVKCGSPRIIAHDELYSLSIAHIDCDAFYASVEKRDRPELRDKPVIIGGGTRGVVSTCCYIARIYGVRSAMPMFKALEACPQAVVIFPDMAKYAKVGKEIRQMMLELTPLVEPLSIDEAFLDLHGTEKLHKAPPAFTLARFAERVENEIGISVSIGLSYCKYLAKVASDLDKPRGFSIVGQKEALSFLASQEIKMIWGVGKMMAAKLNNDGIFKIGQLQEIEEVELMRRYGVMGQRLFRLSRGVDDRRVEPESDMKSVSAERTFEKDLSKREDLIAVLRHLSELVSQRLKKGDIAGQTVVLKLKTKDFKLRTRNRHLSDPTQIADRIFRVGVDLLDRELDGSSFRLLGIGVQQLSDDEQADPIDLVDEQATKRAAAETAIDKLRDKFGSKVVETGFTFGKNPIKSSKK, encoded by the coding sequence ATGGAAAAAGAAAGCGATTTTTCAACGCCAATTTTTGGGTTTTGCCGAGATTGCCTCACTATTCAGCGCGATAAACGAAAGCGATGTGTGAAATGTGGCAGCCCGCGCATTATCGCTCATGATGAGCTTTATAGCCTTTCGATCGCGCATATTGATTGTGATGCTTTTTATGCCTCTGTTGAAAAGCGTGATAGGCCTGAATTGCGCGATAAGCCAGTGATTATTGGTGGCGGCACACGCGGCGTAGTATCCACATGCTGTTATATTGCGCGCATTTATGGCGTGCGCTCGGCCATGCCGATGTTTAAAGCATTAGAAGCATGTCCACAAGCAGTGGTTATTTTTCCTGATATGGCAAAATATGCAAAAGTAGGTAAAGAAATTCGCCAAATGATGCTAGAACTTACGCCATTGGTTGAACCACTTTCCATTGATGAAGCGTTTTTGGATTTGCATGGCACTGAGAAATTGCATAAGGCACCGCCTGCCTTTACTCTGGCACGTTTTGCCGAGCGAGTTGAAAATGAAATTGGCATTAGTGTTTCTATCGGCCTTTCTTATTGTAAATATTTAGCCAAAGTTGCCTCCGATCTTGATAAACCTCGCGGTTTTTCGATTGTTGGGCAAAAAGAAGCTTTGTCCTTTTTAGCCTCGCAAGAGATAAAAATGATTTGGGGCGTTGGCAAAATGATGGCAGCAAAACTTAATAATGATGGCATATTCAAGATTGGGCAATTGCAAGAAATAGAAGAGGTTGAGCTTATGCGCCGTTATGGCGTGATGGGGCAACGCTTATTTCGGCTTTCACGTGGGGTAGATGACCGCCGTGTTGAGCCGGAAAGTGACATGAAAAGCGTGTCAGCCGAGCGAACTTTTGAAAAAGATTTATCAAAACGCGAAGACCTTATTGCGGTTTTACGCCATTTAAGTGAGCTGGTTTCACAGCGTTTGAAAAAAGGTGATATTGCTGGCCAAACCGTAGTTTTAAAGTTGAAAACCAAGGATTTTAAATTACGTACGCGCAATCGTCATTTAAGTGATCCAACGCAAATTGCAGATCGCATTTTTCGTGTTGGGGTCGACTTATTGGATCGTGAGTTAGACGGCAGTTCTTTTCGCCTGCTTGGCATTGGCGTTCAGCAATTAAGTGATGATGAACAAGCCGATCCGATTGATTTAGTTGATGAACAGGCGACAAAACGAGCGGCGGCTGAAACAGCCATAGATAAATTGCGTGATAAATTTGGATCAAAAGTAGTGGAAACCGGATTTACCTTTGGCAAAAATCCAATAAAATCATCCAAAAAGTAA
- a CDS encoding response regulator, which yields MAKTVLIVEDNELNMKLFRDLVEATGYQTVTTRNGLTVLELAREHQPDLILMDIQLPEISGLDVTRQLKADADLASIPVIAVTAFAMKGDEERIREGGCEEYMSKPISVPQFIETIKRFLG from the coding sequence ATGGCCAAAACAGTTTTAATTGTTGAAGATAATGAACTCAATATGAAGCTTTTTCGCGATCTTGTTGAAGCAACTGGTTATCAAACAGTAACAACACGCAATGGTTTAACGGTTCTTGAGTTGGCACGCGAACACCAACCAGACCTCATTTTAATGGATATTCAATTACCAGAAATTTCAGGCCTTGATGTGACGCGCCAATTAAAAGCCGATGCAGACCTTGCTTCTATTCCAGTGATCGCGGTCACAGCCTTTGCTATGAAAGGCGATGAAGAGCGAATAAGAGAAGGTGGCTGTGAAGAATATATGTCCAAGCCAATATCAGTACCGCAATTTATTGAGACCATTAAACGCTTTCTCGGTTAA
- a CDS encoding DUF3572 domain-containing protein codes for MKHSVNQEQAETIAITALGFLAGDQELLDRFMAISGIAGQDIRQAASSPGFLAGVLSFLLNHEPSLMMFCQNSNIQPERVAEAFAALPGGSPIEF; via the coding sequence ATGAAACATAGTGTCAATCAAGAACAGGCTGAAACAATTGCCATCACTGCCCTTGGTTTTTTGGCTGGTGATCAAGAATTATTGGATCGCTTTATGGCAATAAGTGGCATTGCCGGGCAAGATATTAGGCAAGCCGCGAGCAGTCCTGGTTTTTTAGCTGGTGTTTTGAGTTTTTTGCTTAATCATGAGCCCAGTTTGATGATGTTTTGCCAAAACTCCAATATTCAGCCAGAGCGTGTTGCAGAGGCATTTGCTGCACTGCCAGGCGGCTCACCGATTGAGTTTTAA
- the dxs gene encoding 1-deoxy-D-xylulose-5-phosphate synthase — protein sequence MSRTKTPLLDQVHFPADMRNMPEADLPQLAEELRSETIDAVSVTGGHLGAGLGVVELTVALHYVFDTPHDRIIWDVGHQAYPHKILTGRRDTIRTLRQENGLSGFTKRSESDYDAFGAGHSSTSISAGLGMAVAAELNDEKRNVIAVIGDGSMSAGMAYEAMNNAGAMDARLIIILNDNDMSIAPSTGSMSAYLARLVSNPGFRTLRERAKELTKKLPKFFWDRMRRSEGYARGMLTGGTLFEELGLYYVGPIDGHNLDHLLPVLKNVRENPFGPVLIHVVTKKGKGYPPAEAASDKYHGVNKFDVITGKQAKAPSNTPSYTKVFSSSLIEEARHDDKIVAITAAMPGGTGLDQFGLEFPKRIFDVGIAEQHAVTFAAGLAAEGFKPFTAIYSTFLQRGYDQIVHDVSIQNLPVRFAIDRAGFVGADGATHAGSFDTGFLTALPGFVVMAPSDNLELMHMVRTAAAYDQGPISFRYPRGEGAGLELPQRGEIIEIGKGRIIREGTKIALLSFGTRLGEALLAADELAAAGLSTTVADARFAKPLDEDLIARLAKEHEVLITIEEGAMNGFGAQVLQLLAQKGLLEHGLKIRTLTLPDSYLAHGNQDKVLARIGLGHDGIVEAVFNALGRDLAKQPQIRA from the coding sequence TTGTCCCGCACCAAGACACCGCTATTAGATCAGGTCCATTTTCCGGCGGATATGCGCAATATGCCGGAAGCAGACTTACCGCAACTTGCAGAAGAGTTGCGTAGCGAAACGATTGATGCGGTTTCAGTAACCGGCGGCCACCTAGGTGCTGGACTTGGTGTGGTAGAGCTAACCGTTGCTTTACATTATGTTTTTGATACACCCCACGACCGTATTATTTGGGACGTAGGACACCAAGCTTATCCGCATAAAATTCTAACCGGACGGCGCGATACCATCCGAACATTACGCCAAGAAAATGGTCTTTCGGGTTTTACCAAACGTAGCGAAAGCGATTATGATGCTTTTGGCGCAGGGCATTCTTCTACATCAATTTCAGCAGGGCTTGGCATGGCTGTTGCCGCTGAACTTAATGATGAAAAGCGCAATGTTATCGCCGTTATTGGTGACGGCTCAATGTCTGCTGGCATGGCCTATGAAGCAATGAATAATGCTGGCGCGATGGATGCCCGCCTTATTATCATTTTAAACGATAATGATATGTCAATTGCGCCATCGACAGGGTCAATGAGCGCTTATCTTGCACGCCTTGTTTCTAATCCCGGTTTTAGAACTTTACGTGAGCGTGCCAAAGAACTTACCAAAAAACTACCCAAATTCTTTTGGGATAGAATGCGCCGCTCTGAAGGTTATGCGCGCGGCATGTTGACCGGCGGCACATTATTTGAAGAGCTGGGTCTTTATTATGTTGGCCCGATTGACGGCCATAATCTAGACCATCTATTACCAGTGCTAAAAAATGTTCGGGAAAATCCCTTTGGCCCTGTTCTTATTCATGTGGTTACCAAAAAAGGCAAAGGCTATCCACCAGCAGAGGCTGCAAGCGACAAATATCACGGCGTTAATAAATTTGATGTTATCACTGGTAAGCAAGCAAAGGCACCAAGCAATACGCCAAGCTATACCAAGGTTTTTTCATCAAGCCTCATTGAAGAAGCCCGTCATGATGATAAAATTGTTGCCATTACTGCCGCCATGCCGGGCGGTACGGGGCTTGACCAATTCGGACTTGAATTTCCAAAGCGCATCTTTGATGTAGGCATTGCCGAGCAACATGCTGTAACTTTTGCAGCTGGCCTTGCGGCTGAAGGCTTCAAGCCATTTACCGCCATTTATTCAACCTTTTTACAACGTGGCTATGACCAAATTGTCCATGATGTGTCAATACAAAACTTGCCTGTTCGTTTTGCCATTGATCGCGCAGGCTTTGTTGGTGCAGATGGTGCAACCCATGCAGGTAGCTTTGACACAGGATTTTTAACAGCCCTACCTGGTTTTGTGGTTATGGCTCCCTCAGACAATCTAGAACTGATGCATATGGTGCGCACAGCTGCTGCCTATGACCAAGGGCCGATTTCTTTCCGCTATCCTCGTGGTGAAGGTGCCGGTCTTGAATTGCCGCAACGCGGTGAAATCATTGAAATTGGCAAAGGCAGAATTATACGTGAAGGCACAAAAATAGCGCTTTTGTCCTTTGGAACGCGCCTTGGTGAAGCTTTACTTGCCGCCGATGAGTTAGCCGCTGCAGGTCTTTCGACCACCGTTGCCGATGCACGCTTTGCAAAACCGCTAGACGAAGACTTAATCGCACGCCTTGCTAAAGAGCATGAAGTTTTAATAACTATTGAAGAAGGCGCAATGAACGGCTTTGGCGCACAAGTACTACAACTCTTGGCGCAAAAGGGCTTACTTGAGCATGGTTTAAAAATTCGCACACTGACACTACCTGACAGCTACCTTGCCCATGGTAATCAAGATAAAGTACTTGCACGTATTGGCCTTGGTCATGACGGTATTGTTGAAGCCGTATTTAATGCACTTGGACGAGATCTCGCCAAGCAGCCACAAATTAGGGCTTAA
- a CDS encoding TlyA family RNA methyltransferase, giving the protein MPKKDDQKPDQIGVNSRLRLDQLLVERDIFSTRSRARDAIERGTVKVGNTVITKAGALTPYDANIEVDDPAKAYVSRAALKLIGALDHFKIDVKNSHCIDVGSSTGGFSQVLLERGASHVTAIDVGHGQFHPSLQDDPRITLHEGLNARNLQKIHLGGERLDLVVSDVSFISLTLALPPALELANNNAKAILLLKPQFEVGRESIGKGGLVKDKKAVERVKAALFEWLDNLPQWRAIDLIASPIEGGDGNQEFLLYGVKDK; this is encoded by the coding sequence GTGCCCAAAAAGGATGATCAAAAGCCTGATCAAATTGGTGTTAATTCGCGGCTAAGACTTGACCAATTATTAGTTGAACGTGATATTTTTTCAACGCGGTCGAGAGCACGCGATGCAATTGAACGAGGCACTGTTAAAGTAGGCAATACGGTAATAACCAAAGCTGGCGCTTTAACACCTTACGACGCGAATATTGAAGTTGACGATCCTGCCAAGGCTTATGTGTCACGCGCCGCCCTAAAGTTGATTGGTGCGCTTGATCATTTTAAAATTGATGTAAAAAATAGTCATTGCATAGATGTTGGATCTTCCACTGGTGGCTTTAGCCAAGTACTTTTGGAGCGTGGTGCAAGCCATGTAACCGCTATTGATGTGGGGCATGGACAATTTCACCCATCTTTGCAAGATGATCCCCGAATTACCTTGCATGAAGGTTTGAATGCCCGTAATTTGCAAAAAATACATCTTGGCGGTGAAAGACTCGATCTTGTCGTTTCAGATGTTAGTTTTATATCTCTAACCCTCGCACTGCCACCTGCACTGGAACTTGCCAATAACAATGCCAAAGCAATATTGCTGCTAAAGCCACAATTCGAAGTTGGGCGTGAATCCATTGGCAAAGGCGGTCTGGTTAAAGACAAAAAAGCGGTAGAACGCGTTAAGGCCGCGCTTTTTGAGTGGTTAGATAATTTACCGCAATGGCGCGCTATTGATCTTATTGCCTCGCCCATTGAAGGGGGAGATGGTAATCAGGAATTCTTACTTTATGGAGTGAAAGACAAGTGA
- a CDS encoding HNH endonuclease, whose amino-acid sequence MKIKDLSAPVTVAKTDWLCRKSWIGFTPAKDTLESRNKCENYINKLVSNGYIIEYVTKKFRNPNRKFLDERQYLHARMFHKCNAGRFIAVHKLNPVAEKLSNILSRKEYRALQNIWSKEGKKYRWSVAFRVVESYEIVGKPLAEDILGTDIYRRLFQHASKSLRLIDDEVRKPLGELTLNMQSCSTDIWQMIAKDIDDRATEPMKVAKHLHQMIDRDLALLALEGHSGERLTMIRKRSRLLLADFLRQREKENSFQCDCCGFDPSNLSKILKVSKRSFFDIHHKDPLAEGVRLTSINDFALLCPTCHRIEHIKLRT is encoded by the coding sequence ATGAAAATTAAAGATTTATCAGCACCGGTTACGGTTGCAAAAACAGATTGGTTATGTAGGAAAAGTTGGATTGGGTTTACGCCTGCAAAAGATACGCTTGAATCGCGTAATAAATGCGAAAACTATATTAATAAACTTGTTTCTAATGGTTATATCATTGAATATGTAACGAAGAAATTTCGCAATCCAAACCGTAAATTTTTAGATGAACGTCAATATCTGCACGCACGTATGTTTCATAAATGCAATGCAGGGCGTTTTATTGCCGTCCACAAACTAAATCCTGTTGCTGAAAAGCTTTCAAATATCTTAAGTCGTAAGGAATATCGGGCGCTGCAAAATATCTGGTCTAAAGAAGGAAAAAAATACCGGTGGTCGGTGGCTTTTAGGGTAGTAGAAAGTTATGAGATTGTCGGCAAACCTTTGGCAGAAGATATTTTGGGAACTGATATTTATCGGCGCTTATTCCAACATGCATCTAAATCATTGCGGCTTATCGACGATGAAGTAAGGAAGCCATTGGGTGAGTTGACTCTTAATATGCAGTCATGCAGTACTGATATTTGGCAGATGATAGCCAAAGACATCGACGATAGAGCTACAGAACCGATGAAGGTTGCTAAGCATTTACATCAAATGATTGATCGTGATTTAGCGTTGCTTGCTTTGGAAGGGCATAGTGGTGAACGCTTAACTATGATTAGAAAACGTTCGCGTTTATTACTTGCTGATTTTTTGAGACAACGAGAAAAAGAAAATAGTTTTCAATGTGATTGTTGCGGCTTTGATCCTAGTAATTTATCTAAAATACTGAAAGTTTCCAAGCGCAGTTTTTTTGATATTCATCATAAGGATCCATTGGCGGAAGGCGTACGCCTTACCAGTATAAATGATTTTGCACTGCTTTGTCCGACTTGTCATCGTATAGAACATATAAAATTACGCACTTGA